Proteins from one Ranitomeya variabilis isolate aRanVar5 chromosome 1, aRanVar5.hap1, whole genome shotgun sequence genomic window:
- the MLANA gene encoding melanoma antigen recognized by T-cells 1 isoform X1: MRVKDQVMVLNSSVLQFSRSWFCEPWRMPRPGSSGTLGAYNGSGGRPHVGLSAEETTGIAVLAIIAALVLIIGCWYFKRRNGYKILKTHHFNPAAIRSMMGASRDTGECKVPLQDYNTLNNVVPGAPPAYDKIAGEIRPPPYTP; the protein is encoded by the exons ATGAGAGTCAAGGATCAAGTAATGGTTTTAAACAGTTCTGTTTTGCAGTTCAGTAGGAGCTGGTTCTGTGAACCTTGGAGAATGCCCCGACCTGGCTCATCCGGTACATTGGGGGCATACAATGGCAGCGGAGGCCGGCCACACGTGGGGCTCAGTGCAGAAGA GACTACTGGAATTGCAGTTCTTGCTATTATAGCTGCCCTTGTCTTGATCATTGGATGCTGGTATTTCAAAAGGAGAAATGGCTACAAAATACTCAAG acccacCACTTCAATCCAGCTGCAATCAGATCTATGATGGGTGCATCCCGAGACACTGGAGAATGTAAAGTTCCTTTACAGGATTACAACACTCTAAACAATGTG GTACCTGGAGCACCCCCTGCATATGATAAGATTGCTGGAGAGATTCGGCCTCCACCTTACACTCCATGA
- the MLANA gene encoding melanoma antigen recognized by T-cells 1 isoform X2, with translation MPRPGSSGTLGAYNGSGGRPHVGLSAEETTGIAVLAIIAALVLIIGCWYFKRRNGYKILKTHHFNPAAIRSMMGASRDTGECKVPLQDYNTLNNVVPGAPPAYDKIAGEIRPPPYTP, from the exons ATGCCCCGACCTGGCTCATCCGGTACATTGGGGGCATACAATGGCAGCGGAGGCCGGCCACACGTGGGGCTCAGTGCAGAAGA GACTACTGGAATTGCAGTTCTTGCTATTATAGCTGCCCTTGTCTTGATCATTGGATGCTGGTATTTCAAAAGGAGAAATGGCTACAAAATACTCAAG acccacCACTTCAATCCAGCTGCAATCAGATCTATGATGGGTGCATCCCGAGACACTGGAGAATGTAAAGTTCCTTTACAGGATTACAACACTCTAAACAATGTG GTACCTGGAGCACCCCCTGCATATGATAAGATTGCTGGAGAGATTCGGCCTCCACCTTACACTCCATGA